CCCAGGGTGCGCAGCCCCACCTTCTCGCCCGCGGCGATGAGGGAGGTGAAGTCCACGTCGCTGGTGAGGTCCTGCTCGCCCGGATGCGACAGGGGATCGTCGATCGCCATTTGCTTGAAGAAGCCGCGGATGGTGCCCTTGTGGCGGTGAGGGGCATAGACCCGCTCGGCCTCGCTGCCGTAGTCGACCGTCAGCACGAAGCCACGCCCGAGCCAGGATCCGAGGGTTTCCATCCAGTCCTGGGCGTCCAGGTTGATCTCGGCCTGCTGGCCCTCCTGGAGGGTGATCCCGAGGCGCGAGAGGGTCTCTTCGAGGCGCGGGGTGGTCGGCTCGACCCCAACCTGGCGCCACCGGCCGTTTTCGCCGCGCATGACCCCGATCTCGGCGAAGCCCTCCTTGAGGCCGATCACCCGGTGCACGGGGAAGGCGTCGAAGAGCTCGTTGCTGAGGATGATCCCTTCCCACTTGCCCTCGGGGGCAAGGGCGGAGAGGGAGTCGACCCACTGGACCGCGTCGCCATGGGGGGCGAGCAGGGCTTGCTGACGCTCGCGCAAAGCGGCGCTGCGCTCCAGGATGGCGAAACGGACGTGCTTCCAGCGCCCACGCATGGCGGCGAGCTCGTTCAGGATCTGGTCGGCCAGCTGGCCGCTGCCCGCCCCCATCTCGAGCAGGCAGAGGTCCTCGGGCTTGCCGAGGCGCTCCCAGAGCTGGACCAGCTGGCGAGCCAGACACTGGCCGAACGCCTCATGGATGGTGGGGCTGGTGTGGAAGTCGCCCCCCGCACCTACCCGCATGGTCGGACGGGTGTAGTAGCCCCCTTCCGGATGGTAGAGCGCAAGCTCCATGAAGGTCCGGAAGGTCATGGCCCCGCCGTCGGC
Above is a window of bacterium DNA encoding:
- a CDS encoding SAM-dependent methyltransferase, with translation MATRREILDAAMDAVADGGAMTFRTFMELALYHPEGGYYTRPTMRVGAGGDFHTSPTIHEAFGQCLARQLVQLWERLGKPEDLCLLEMGAGSGQLADQILNELAAMRGRWKHVRFAILERSAALRERQQALLAPHGDAVQWVDSLSALAPEGKWEGIILSNELFDAFPVHRVIGLKEGFAEIGVMRGENGRWRQVGVEPTTPRLEETLSRLGITLQEGQQAEINLDAQDWMETLGSWLGRGFVLTVDYGSEAERVYAPHRHKGTIRGFFKQMAIDDPLSHPGEQDLTSDVDFTSLIAAGEKVGLRTLGVVPQGLFLKHLGIEEIEKKLLKGLKNALAVDFAAYEIRKLYQPDAMGERFLVLIQAKGVDTKPADVAGLGGKPLASGWRKLLSWR